In Pirellula sp. SH-Sr6A, the DNA window CAATTAGTCGAAAAACAACGCTCAAACATAAAACATCACGATGACTACGGAACCTGAAAGTGAGATCTCATCCGACGCAGGAACAGAAATCAGCGATGGATTGCGTGATCGCTTACTATTTCGCTGCAAACGAATCGAGCTAGAACTGCCAGACTACGGAACCATTGAGATCTTTCCTTATATCTCTTCAGGAGCCATGTCTGCCGCCGCGACGTCGATTGAGGAAGAAACAAACATTCTACGTTCTGTTCTTGAAGCTAGCGTTAATAAAGACAAAGTATCGTCTGATCAGCTTTCCGATAATGACTGGGTAGTAATCGCCAAACATTTTTTGAAGACGTTGGATACAGAAGCGGAATTTGAAAGCCAACTTGAAAAAGGGGCCAATTGTTCTGAAGCGTTTGCGAAGTGTTTTGTTGGATCGTCAATATGGAAGGAAACGGAAGAGAGCTTCGAAGAGTTCCGAAAGTCGATGGAATTGCAAGCCAGTCCCTTCATTGAAGCGGCGCAGTCACTGCAGAAATCGTTCGAACTAATGAATCCAGCAAATTCGATCGGTCTGAGTTTGATTAATATGATTGGTTCGCGCAATCCAATTTGGGATATCACTCAAAGCATCAGTGAACGGAGCACAATCAGGTTACCAAGTTTCGATTTGCTTCATCCCGAGATGGACTTCTTAAGATCGTTTGAAAAACAAGCTGAGGAGATTCGGCGAATCCAAGATGCTCATATCTCAACAATGTTGAATATAGAGCGATTGACCACGATACCATTTTTCGAGAACTACAAGGGTTTCGAAAGTCTGACTGCACTAAATTCCGTCATAGCAGACGCGGTGAAGCATACAGAGGATTCCAACGCTTATTTCTCTTCGCAAGATTATCTATCACCGTTCCAAGTTAGACGGATTTTGCGTTCGAATTCTCTTGATGAAGGTTGGGTTGAGGAAGTCGAGCAGATTGAAACGGCTATCGTTATTGAAGCGTTGCTTAAACAGAGCGTTGTCGATGATGTTGTCCGACCTCGCTTGAAGCAGTTGAAGAAAGCGAAGCGATTAAATGAATTTAGTGACTTGGAGCGTCGTGTCCGCGCGCTTGAAATCGAGAAGGAAGAGGATTTTCACAACTTGCTTACTCGCTTTGCCACTAGGGTTGCGCGTTATGACCATCGCGTGTTCTGGCTAGAGTACGGTTCAAAATTTATTCCTCGCCCCGAGGCGATCGGAAGGTCGTTACTCGGCAACTTTCTCGATGGTAACGCTCGCGGTAGAGCTTTCGTTGGACAAGAAGTTGCTGCAGGTGAGGGTTTTATTGACGTTCACTCGTTCGCGAATGGTAAACACTTCATTGTGGAACTTAAAGTAGTTGGTTGTGGATGGGGAATAGGCAAATCAGACCTTGGTCTTCATCAGTTGGACTATTACGATGCGCGATTCGAAAATGCAGAACTATTTTTGATCGTCTTTGACGGGCGGAAATCAGATAAGGGACGTCAGTTAGAGGATGAGTATGAGATTGCTAACGGAAAAATTGTAAAGGTTATAACAATCCCGATTTACAGTGTTGCACCTACTTCCGCGATGTGATCGAACTGCATGAGGCATTAAGAGATGTTTGAACAAGCTTTTAAGAATATCGACGACGTACTATGGAAAGACGCTGGTTGCACCAGCGAATTGGACTACACCGAGCAATCCTCCTGGCTGCTGTTCCTAAAATACCTCGACTCTCTGGAGGCAGACAAAGCGACGGAAGCAGCTCTCTCGGGTAAGAAATACGCATATATTCTCGACAAGCCGTACCGCTGGGAAACTTGGGCCGCGCCAAAAGGTAAGGATGGCAAGATCGATCACAACACTGCCCTCACCGGCGACGACCTAACTCAGTTCGTAAACAGCAAGCTCTTCCCATATCTGATGGGCTTCAAGCAGCGAGCCACCGGCCCGGACACCATCGAATACAAGATTGGGGAAATCTTCGGCGAGATCAAGAATCGCATTCAAAGTGGTTACAACCTGCGAGAGATTATCGACCATATCGACGAACTTCGCTTCGCCTCCCAAGTCGAGAAACACGAGCTTTCTCATCTATACGAATCCAAGATCAAAAACATGGGAAACGCCGGTCGTAACGGCGGCGAGTATTACACTCCACGCCCGCTAGAGCGCGCTATTATCCAGGTCGTTCGCCCGAAGCTTGGCGAGACGATTTATGACGGTGCTGGTGGCTCAATGGGCTTTCTTTGTGAAGCCTTCGACTACCTTCGCAAGCAGAACCCCAAACGAACTACTGCTCAGGACCGTTTCCTTCAACAGCAAACTTTCTATGGTAAAGAAAAGAAGTCGCTCGCATACGTTATCGGCGTCATGAACATGATCCTGCATGGGATCGAAGCGCCAAACATCATCCACACCAATACGCTTACCGAAAACCTCGCAGACATTCAGGAGAAGGATCGCTATGACATCGTGTTGGCCAACCCGCCGTTCGGTGGAAAGGAGCGAAAAGAGATTCAACAGAACTTTCCTATTCGCACCGGCGAGACAGCCTTCCTCTTCCTCCAGCATTTCATAAAAATCCTCAAAGCAGGCGGACGAGCGGGCATCGTTATCAAGAACACGTTTTTATCCAACACCGACAACGCTTCGGTGAGCTTACGAAAACTCTTGCTGGAAAGTTGCAATCTTCATACCGTGCTCGATTGCCCTGGCGGCACGTTCCAAGGGGCGGGAGTAAAAACGGTCGTACTTTTTTTTGAGAAAGGCTCACCAACTCGGAAGGTATGGTACTACCAGCTCGATCCAGGCCGTAATCTTGGCAAGACCAACCCGCTCAACGACTCAGACCTCGCCGAGTTTGTTGAATTGCAGAAAACGTTTGCCGACTCGCCCAAAAGCTGGAGCGTGGACGCCAAAATGATTGACCAATCAAGCTTCGACCTTTCAGTCAAGAATCCCAATGGTAACGAGTCAGTGATTTACCGCAGTCCTCTGACGATCATGAAAGAGATTGCCGCGTTGGACGCTGAGAGCGCGGCGGTGCTGGAAACTATTAAGGGACTTCTCGTATGACGAAGGGGTGGGCAATGAAGAGACTCGGCGACGTTTGTGGGTTCGACAAATCGCAAGGCATTCATCATGGTTTGCCTTACGTCGGACTTGAAAACATTGAGTCGCACACAGGTCGTTTCATTGGGTCAAGTGAGCCGCTGGAAGTCAAAAGCTCCACGTTTAAGTTTACCCGAGAGCACGTTCTTTATGGGCGGCTTCGCCCATATTTGAACAAGGTGCTTGCTCCAGATTTCGAGGGGCATTGCTCTACAGAAATCTTCCCAATAAAACCGGCGCCGCAACTTTCGCGAGAATACCTCCTCTACTGGCTTCTTGCCGACGAAACGGTTGAACGGATTAATGAAACATGCACTGGCGCACGGATGCCGCGAGCCGACATGAACGACGTTTTGGAGTTCGATTTCCCGCTTCCCCCGCCAGCCGAACAACAGCGGATCGTCGCCGTGCTGGACGAAGCATTTGCCGGTATCGGGATCGCCCAGGCCAACGCCGCAAGAAACCGCCTTAACGCCCGTGCGCTGTTTGAAAGCCACCTCCAAAGCGTGTTCTCTCAAAGTGGCAACAATTGGTTGGAGAGACCATTGTCCGAATTGTGCGATATCAAGCATGGCTATGCTTTTGAAGGTGAGTTCTTTTCCAACGAAGGAGAATACGTTTTGCTGACGCCTGGCAACTTTTTCGAAAAGGGCGGCTATCGTGACCGTGGTGAGAAACAGAAATACTATACGGGGGAGATTCCTCGTGACTACGTTCTAAATGAAGGCGACCTGCTCGTGGCGATGACGGAGCAGGCTGCTGGCCTACTCGGAAGTCCTATTATCGTTCCCGAGTCCAGTAAGTTTCTTCACAACCAGCGACTAGGCCTTGTGACCAAGAAGCCCGGTGTCCCATGGATAAATGAATTTTTCTTCCACGTCTTCAATACGCTACAGGTTCGAAAGGAGATTCATGCAAGCGCATCCGGAGTGAAGGTCCGACACACTTCACCGAAAAAGATTGGCGCCGTAATGGTTGCATTTCCAAATTCAATTTCCGAACAGAGAAAGATCGTTTCTACTCTGGCCTCTCTAGCGACCGAAACCCAACGGCTGGAGAGCTTCTATACGCAAAAACTAGCGGTGTTGACTGAATTGAAGAAGTCGTTACTGCATCTGGCCTTTAGAGGGCAACTTTGAAAGGCTCCGATGACTGACGAAACTCCCCAATCAGAACTCATTCTCTACCAGACTGAAGATGGCGAAACTCGCATTCAGTGCCGATTTGAAAACGAGACCATTTGGCTTACTCAGTCACTTATTGCGGAACTGTTTCAAGTAACGCCTCAAAACGTTACCCTTCACCTCAAGTCGATTTACGAGGAGGGAGAACTGGTGCAGGAGGCAACTTGTAAGGAATTCTTACAAGTTCGAATTGAGGGTGGCAGAGAGGTTTCGCGTCGACTACTGCACTACAGTCTTCCGGCGATCCTCGCCGTGGGCTATCGAGTCCGCAGCCCGCGTGGCACTCAATTCCGCCAGTGGGCCACCAGCCGCTTGACCGAGTACCTGGTGAAAGGCTTCACCATGGACGATGAGCGTCTGAAGAATCCGCCGGGGCCTGGCGTTCCTGATTACTTCGATGAGCTACTCGAACGCATTCGTGACATCCGCGCGAGCGAGAAACGGATGTATCTTCGTGTTCGCGAAATTTTCGCGTTAGCTGCTGACTACGTTCAAGCTGAACCAGAAACGCAACGTTTCTTTCAGGTGATTCAAAACAAGCTACACTTTGCAGCAACTGGCAAGACAGCACCGGAGCTAATCGCGGAACGAGTGGACTCGTCTAAGCCGAATATGGGACTCACCACTTGGAAAGGTGACGTCGTTCGCAAGGGTGATGTTACTGTAGCCAAGAATTATCTCCGAGAAGATGAGATCGATGGACTCAATCGCATTGTCGTCATGTTTCTAGACTTCGCTGAAGATCAAGCCCGACGCCGCAAACAAGTTTTCCTGTCAGATTGGCAAACCAAGTTGGACGAATTCCTACGTTTCAATGATCGAAGCGTACTGCCGGACGCTGGCAAAGTCTCCCGAGAATCGGCAGATGAGCGTGCCAACTCCGAGTATGATATTTTCAACGAGCGACGCCGCATTGCCATCGAAACACAAGCCGAACAGGCTGCGGTAAAGGAGTTAGAAGACACAGTGAAAAAGTTGCCCAAGCGGAAGAAACCCAAGCAAGGATAGTGCTTTAGCGCAATTCTGGCCGAGGCAGCTCACCTTTCGTTATGTATCTAATTTGAAGGACTTACGTGCTTTAATGCAAAATAAAGTGAGCCAATGAACGAAGCTGAAACCCGAGCCGAGCATATCGACCCGGCACTTGCCAAGGCTGGCTGGGGTGTAGTCGAGGGAAGTCGCATCCGACGCGAGTATCCAATTACCTTGGGGCGATTGGAAGGATTTGGTCGTCGCGGTAGGGCACTCACTGCGGACTATGTGCTCATTTATCGCAACACGAAACTGGCTGTGGTCGAAGCAAAAGCTTGGGAGGAAGCCCCTTCAGAAGGACTTGCTCAGGCGAAAAACTACGCTGGAAAACTTGCAATCCGATTTACCTACTCAACGAATGGCCAAGGCATCTACGCGGTTGACATGCAAGAAGGCACTGAGGGGGAAGTGGACAATTTCCCAACTCCCGAGGAACTGTGGAACAGAACCTTTGCCGAGTCTAACGAATGGCGAGATCGATTCGCTGAAGTTCCCTTTGAAGACCGAGGTGGATACTTTCAAGGACGTTACTATCAAGACATCGCTATCGAGCGAGTTCTCTCTGCACTAGCAGATGGAAATGACCGCGTCCTTTTGACGCTCGCAACCGGCACGGGCAAAACTTTTATCGCGTTTCAACTTGCGTGGAAGCTATTTCACAGTCGGTGGAACCTTACGGATTGGAAAGCAAAAAGGGAGCCAACCCGTCGACCAAGAATACTCTTCTTGGCGGATCGCAACATCCTTGCCAATCAAGCGTACAACGCTTTTTCTGTATTTCCTGATGATGCACTGGTGCGAATTGATCCTGCTGATATTCGAAAAAAAGGCAAAGTCCCTAAAAACGGAAGTCTGTTCTTCACGATCTTCCAAACCTTCATGGCCTCAGGTGGCACGAAGTCAGCATC includes these proteins:
- a CDS encoding virulence RhuM family protein, whose product is MTDETPQSELILYQTEDGETRIQCRFENETIWLTQSLIAELFQVTPQNVTLHLKSIYEEGELVQEATCKEFLQVRIEGGREVSRRLLHYSLPAILAVGYRVRSPRGTQFRQWATSRLTEYLVKGFTMDDERLKNPPGPGVPDYFDELLERIRDIRASEKRMYLRVREIFALAADYVQAEPETQRFFQVIQNKLHFAATGKTAPELIAERVDSSKPNMGLTTWKGDVVRKGDVTVAKNYLREDEIDGLNRIVVMFLDFAEDQARRRKQVFLSDWQTKLDEFLRFNDRSVLPDAGKVSRESADERANSEYDIFNERRRIAIETQAEQAAVKELEDTVKKLPKRKKPKQG
- a CDS encoding N-6 DNA methylase, with amino-acid sequence MFEQAFKNIDDVLWKDAGCTSELDYTEQSSWLLFLKYLDSLEADKATEAALSGKKYAYILDKPYRWETWAAPKGKDGKIDHNTALTGDDLTQFVNSKLFPYLMGFKQRATGPDTIEYKIGEIFGEIKNRIQSGYNLREIIDHIDELRFASQVEKHELSHLYESKIKNMGNAGRNGGEYYTPRPLERAIIQVVRPKLGETIYDGAGGSMGFLCEAFDYLRKQNPKRTTAQDRFLQQQTFYGKEKKSLAYVIGVMNMILHGIEAPNIIHTNTLTENLADIQEKDRYDIVLANPPFGGKERKEIQQNFPIRTGETAFLFLQHFIKILKAGGRAGIVIKNTFLSNTDNASVSLRKLLLESCNLHTVLDCPGGTFQGAGVKTVVLFFEKGSPTRKVWYYQLDPGRNLGKTNPLNDSDLAEFVELQKTFADSPKSWSVDAKMIDQSSFDLSVKNPNGNESVIYRSPLTIMKEIAALDAESAAVLETIKGLLV
- a CDS encoding restriction endonuclease subunit S — protein: MKRLGDVCGFDKSQGIHHGLPYVGLENIESHTGRFIGSSEPLEVKSSTFKFTREHVLYGRLRPYLNKVLAPDFEGHCSTEIFPIKPAPQLSREYLLYWLLADETVERINETCTGARMPRADMNDVLEFDFPLPPPAEQQRIVAVLDEAFAGIGIAQANAARNRLNARALFESHLQSVFSQSGNNWLERPLSELCDIKHGYAFEGEFFSNEGEYVLLTPGNFFEKGGYRDRGEKQKYYTGEIPRDYVLNEGDLLVAMTEQAAGLLGSPIIVPESSKFLHNQRLGLVTKKPGVPWINEFFFHVFNTLQVRKEIHASASGVKVRHTSPKKIGAVMVAFPNSISEQRKIVSTLASLATETQRLESFYTQKLAVLTELKKSLLHLAFRGQL
- a CDS encoding DEAD/DEAH box helicase family protein; the encoded protein is MNEAETRAEHIDPALAKAGWGVVEGSRIRREYPITLGRLEGFGRRGRALTADYVLIYRNTKLAVVEAKAWEEAPSEGLAQAKNYAGKLAIRFTYSTNGQGIYAVDMQEGTEGEVDNFPTPEELWNRTFAESNEWRDRFAEVPFEDRGGYFQGRYYQDIAIERVLSALADGNDRVLLTLATGTGKTFIAFQLAWKLFHSRWNLTDWKAKREPTRRPRILFLADRNILANQAYNAFSVFPDDALVRIDPADIRKKGKVPKNGSLFFTIFQTFMASGGTKSASMLTGSGQGISMAAEPPKFYFGEYPPNFFDFIIIDECHRGGANDESSWRGILEYFSPAVQLGLTATPKRKNNIDTYEYFGEPVFIYSLKDGINDGFLTPFKVKQISTTLDEYVYTADDTVVEGDIETGKRYEEKDFNKIIEIKERERKRVEIFMSQIDQREKTLVLKQANACSS